A region of Micromonas commoda chromosome 4, complete sequence DNA encodes the following proteins:
- a CDS encoding predicted protein: MAQRAARLKRERAAASREEARAMKRARLDWADLPSEILVLVMQRIAELPADDAEDPSRETHRLGAVPTVPRVASVCRGWRHAVASDPRALWRVVDLSYGWARPSDAIVRRYCANGDWARLTSLSLADCAVLTDASLRALHQHCPELVSLDVSGTSKMTLAGMKPLGERLTELTLDRVKQRSMGATNQLVSGMLTDKLARLSVADVTGLDRGFIRNLHKCCGLALRHLNLSHSGMHHQNLPWLELQRSCPNIETLFLNGFGGASGWSTVPNAQGAAFAGDVPGWQNLKTLHVGAATRTHSTGHSLTPSYVDAFVLDALTRNANVEDLDVTGCAISAVHLWGIPSLWLGALRCLRAAKTGFASDEGIEFLAAVDRPWASSLARSLETVELGTSHMNANDVSDRGLDVLSTNLTNLRALGVAGADITDRALERLVDARHKTLRVVDVLGCRGLSRAARQAAHGGEPLQIRAAIRKERGETVSDEDDDDKKEEEHLVPRRRAAARAVDRFEEILDSDDDANENWIDEDENEDEEEEENEEEEYDEEEDAIPASPAAAAAPHTGALKIVMRRR, translated from the exons ATGGcccaacgcgccgcgcggctcaaGAGGGAgcgggccgcggcgagtcgagaggaggcgagggccatgaagcgcgcgcgtctcgactGGGCCGACCTGCCCTCCGAGATCCTCGTGCTCGTCATGCAGAGGATCGCGGAGttgcccgcggacgacgcggaggacccgAGTCGCGAGACGCACAGGCTGGGAGCAGTGCCCaccgtcccgcgcgtcgcgtccgtctgCCGCGGGTGGAGACACGCGGTCGCCAGCGATCCGAGGGCGCTCTGGCGAGTCGTGGACCTCTCCTACGGTTGGGCGCGCCcctccgacgcgatcgtACGCCGGTACTGCGCCAACGGCGACTGGGCGCGGCTCACGTCTCTGTCGCTCGCGGACTGCGCCGTCCTGACCGACGCCTCACTCCGCGCGCTGCACCAGCACTGCCCGGAGCTCGTGTCGTTGGACGTCAGCGGGACGTCGAAGATGACCCTGGCCGGGATGAAACCGCTCGGCGAGCGTCTGACGGAGCTGACGCTGGACCGCGTGAAGCAGCGATCGATGGGCGCCACAAACCAGCTCGTGTCCGGGATGCTCACCGACAAGCTCGCCAGACtgagcgtcgccgacgtcaccGGCCTCGACCGCGGGTTCATCCGCAACCTGCACAAGTGCTGCGGCCTGGCGTTGCGTCACCTGAACCTCAGTCACAGCGGGATGCACCACCAGAACCTCCCTTGGCTCGAGCTCCAGCGGTCGTGCCCGAACATCGAGACGCTCTTTCTCAACGGCTttggcggcgcgagcggctggTCGACCGTACCGAACGCGcagggcgccgcgttcgccggaGACGTCCCCGGGTGGCAAAACCTGAAAACCCTGcacgtgggcgccgcgacgcgcacgcacAGCACCGGTCACTCCCTCACGCCCTCCTACGTCGACGCCTTC gtgctcgacgcgctcacgcGAAACGCCAACGTGGAAGACCTCGACGTCACCGGGTGCGCCATCAGCGCCGTTCACCTGTGGGGGATACCCTCGTTGTGGCTCGGCGCGTTGAGGTGCCTACGAGCCGCTAAGACGGggttcgcgagcgacgagggGATCGAGtttctcgccgccgtggacaggccgtgggcgtcgtcgttggcgcGAAGCTTG GAGACGGTGGAGCTCGGGACGTCTCACATGAACGCCAACGACGTGTCCGACCGGGGTTTGGACGTGCTGTCCACCAACTTGACGAACCTGAGGGCGCTCggggtggcgggcgcggacataaccgaccgcgccctcgagcgcctggtggacgcgcggcACAAGACGCTGCGGGTCGTCGACGTGCTCGGTTGCCGCGGGTTGagcagggcggcgaggcaggCGGCGCACGGGGGCGAGCCGCTGCAGATACGCGCGGCGATCAGGaaggaacgcggcgagacggtgagcgacgaagacgacgacgacaagaaggaggaggagcatctcgttccgcggcggagggccgcggcgagggcggtcgATAGGTTCGAGGAGATACtggacagcgacgacgatgccaACGAAAATTGGATCGACGAAGACGagaacgaggacgaggaggaggaggagaacgaggaggaggaatacgacgaggaggaggacgcgatccccgcgtcccccgcggcggcggcggccccgcACACGGGCGCTCTCAAGATAGTCATGCGCCGGAGGTAG
- a CDS encoding predicted protein, which produces TVAVDADTLILGIETSCDDTGAAVVTGDGRVLGEAKTSQDAIHAPWGGVVPNLAQEAHKAAIDDVVTTALRNAGVDASRLDAVAVTVGPGLSMCLRVGVVAAQDLSAAHKIPIVPVHHMEAHGLVARLAGGTELVRFPFLALLVSGGHNQLILTRGVGDHVILGSTLDDALGEAYDKTARLLGLDVGGGGGPALERLAREGNPRAYAFPVPLRKKKNCDFSYAGLKTAARLAVERDLGVPDGDAAFTTIDKAKRKIRADIAASFQAAAVKHLEERTRRAVGWANDALAEESGDARTLSCVVVAGGVAANESVRESLARVAAEVGLPLVTPPPRWCTDNGV; this is translated from the exons accgtcgccgtcgacgcggacaccCTCATCCTGGGCATCGAGACGTCGTGCGAcgacaccggcgcggcggtggtcaccggcgacggccgcgtcctcggcgaggccaaGACGTCGCAGGACGCCATCCACGCGCCGTGGGGAGGCGTCGTCCCGAACCTCGCGCAGGAGGCGCACAAGGcggccatcgacgacgtcgtcacgACCGCGCTCCGGAACGCGGGCGTCGATGCGtctcgcctcgacgccgtcgccgtcaccgtggGTCCCGGCCTCTCCATGTgcctgcgcgtcggcgtcgtcgccgcgcaggacctcagcgcggcgcacaAGATACCGATCGTTCCCGTCCACCACATGGAGGCGCACGGGTTggtcgcgaggctcgcgggcggcacCGAGCTCGTGCGGTTCCCgttcctcgcgctgctcgtctCCGGCGGGCACAACCAGCTCATCTTAacgcggggcgtcggcgatcacGTCATACTGGGGAGCACGctggacgacgccctcggggagGCGTACGATAAGACGGCGCGGTTGTTGGGGCTggacgtgggcggcggcggcgggcccgcGTTGGAGCGTTTGGCGAGAGAGGGGAACCCGCGGGCGTACGCGTTTCCGGTGCCGCTTCGCAAGAAAAAAAATTGCGACTTTTCCTACGCGGGGCtcaagacggcggcgaggttggcggTGGAGCGGGACCTGGGGGTAccggacggggacgccgcgttcaccaCGAT AGACAAAGCGAAGAGAAAGATCCGcgccgacatcgccgcgtcgtttcaagccgccgcggtgaagcaCCTGGAGGAAcggacgagacgcgcggtcgggtgggcgaacgacgcgctggcggaggagtccggcgacgcgaggacgctGAGCTGCGTGGTGGTGGCTGGCGGGGTGGCGGCGAATGAGTCGGTGCGAGAGTCGCTGgcgagggtcgcggcggaggttggGCTGCCGCtggtgacgccgccgccgaggtggtgCACGGACAACGGCGTGA
- a CDS encoding predicted protein, with translation MSARQPRPPPGAIKTGPVAAACAFAAIYYVYGITNHTAPHDVERKRHSEKVPFWKRSN, from the coding sequence ATGagcgcgcgccagccgcgtccgccgcccggggCCATCAAGACCGGCCCCGTCGCAGCCGCgtgcgccttcgccgccatctACTACGTCTACGGCATCACGAACCACACGGCACcgcacgacgtcgaacgAAAGAGGCACAGCGAGAAGGTGCCGTTCTGGAAGCGCAGCAACTAG
- a CDS encoding predicted protein, with protein MAATLAPGAARAAPSARPTPARALKPRASSSGNAHARLGRVDVRARATSTTDASQASVSAAKRALYDAVEGTYRGAGASASERAAVEEAQVALETLDVAGAADIDLELLSGKWRLVYTTAADVLSVLRIQRDLGPLSPVEVGDIFQSFTADGRIENEIRLSVPFLLAPATMGTDGGVALKVDADYAKCGARTLSLTFQEARVTEVRISDLAETLIAPALLPRGSINHQILLAIKELELRFPLRGAVTAMGGPATGGPARGGDDGGGGSRARSGGAAVGAYLLSYLDETTLIGRASGSGGTFVFERASGGPQRS; from the coding sequence ATGGCCGCGACCCtagcgccgggcgcggctcgcgcggcgccgtccgcgcgtcccacgcccgcacgcgcgctcaaaccgcgcgcgtcatcctccgggaacgcccacgcgcgtctcggccgcgtcgacgtccgcgcgagggccacgtcgacgacggacgcctCGCAAGcctcggtgagcgccgcgaagcgcgcgcttTACGACGCGGTGGAAGGGACGTaccggggcgcgggggcgtcggcgagcgagcgcgcggcggtggaggaggcgcaggtggcgctggagaccctcgacgtcgccggtgccgcGGACATCGATCTGGAGCTGTTATCCGGCAAGTGGAGGCTGGTGTacacgaccgcggcggatgtGCTTTCGGTGCTGCGCATACAGCGGGACCTCGGCCCGCTCTCGCCCGTCGAGGTGGGCGACATCTTCCAGTCCTTCACCGCGGACGGGCGCATCGAGAACGAGATCAGGCTTTCGGTGCCCTTCCTgctggcgccggcgacgatgggcaCAGACGGCGGTGTCGCGCTCAAGGTTGACGCCGACTACGCAAAgtgcggcgcgaggacgctgTCGCTGACGTTCCAGGAGGCGAGGGTGACGGAGGTTCGCATatccgacctcgccgagactctcatcgcccccgcgctgctGCCGAGGGGTTCGATCAACCACCAGATCTTGCTGGCGATCAAGGAACTGGAGCTGAGGTTCCCGCTGCGaggcgcggtgaccgcgatGGGGGGACCGGCGACGGGTGgaccggcgcgcggcggcgacgacggcggcggcggatctaGGGCTCGTtcggggggggcggcggtgggggcgtACCTTCTGAGCTACCTGGACGAGACGACGCTGATCGGAAGGGCGAGCGGGAGCGGTGGGACGTTCGtgttcgagcgcgcgtctGGAGGACCACAGCGTAGTTAG
- a CDS encoding predicted protein (Encodes a chromodomain-containing protein with hydroxyproline-rich glycoprotein (HRGP) motifs), which yields MAKEEEDRDPQYEEGDPSGSGGGSGGSGGEGGGSGGDKEASDGDDSNGMDQERENSATRYSGSHREGHDDHGRGSRGASPDEIGQDARSTKKDPSEGDDEELGVDEEMVDVDGVDGSDEGSDAMHKETPVNRADQPNANAPPRFDFHDFPRKTNQADVANAAVTAEVRESRRTHAAAIRAHAEVTASASAAGGGDKTSSKPAHALTGSAQTTQGEGRMSEAHKTDTTDKKTADKKTSVKVEDGFAVPPPPSSTVRGAGGLPVMPPPHAPQEPVRVSGHPRVFGAAHRSIFLAGGGVVGHNIPMRHAGKGPPTPAASAGGNNKAALEHYIRSGKQVESVLGARPSPSSLASLTCGFEYLVKWQKQSHVHCTWIEEDLLDQLAPAALGEYLLQHGRGPLMLMDQNWTRPQRVVAVHQRVGGGGGGGGGGGGGGGGGGGGGGGGGGGGGGSNGGSGGGVPDAGPGRGGQGAALATGRPGSATDSGDGARVPSPDARGPGSDGPGSGGSGDGGTGGGGGGGGTNSGSGGSDSGSDPKTRVLVKWWGLPYDACTWEHVEVHPDLPDMLHRYREWSANSLAASKDLTENGSTAAARAIAAAKKHNQKRAGSGFGGSGSGSGFGEGSGGGSGDGSGKGSAQGVNSGSGEGSDGGEGDGAKKDSGSGSGNKDGSSGSDTDDKGVGEKTSDRGSGDNREPMDLDSGHGKTGQNGPPDGELDVAVANQRRRHRHGTTASSADPAVRWLIAAWMHREGVVMTIPAAPFEPPSLLASLTAAAREDVDRPGMLARRRAAAIGMLAAQHTDFGARNAPALVIVPAVVISEWTADFQRYAPELNVVEYCGSAVSRQVVQEHEWSHRRAVRLRRPSFNKGSIGKPKEMTPVSASGGSGEGGNGNSGSGDATNTAQMTAQGGRARELRVLGSGSGSGSGDHAATGAGPGGSGGSGSGNGSDGAKEPTGSGSGGELGGSANGAAGGSGSGGVGKGGSNRDASPSGAGNGSGNGSGNGSGNASEEGKRTGSGSGNDPNVMVDGRNTSGGGGSGGGGSDPSSTAAAAAAAVAAARRPKFHVLIATHDAASQDLLLLRQVAWETLILVEDVDSHRSVTMSMLPRVGTLQSANRVLMLNGPIPRTIGETLTIMDFIKQSPEGMMALERHLLGLEDAMALQEATSILEQVTLDLTLVLKREPKHAPEEAKHAAPDAAEVPPRLAGFDVRAAAAANLGSNVQPMVRGINVPPFIAATTPSGHAAAHGLKRQGSGVEDARPTKRPGVSHAPPVAPPPVGVNVNVGFPNPLAGFAGLNIPPGFPPPVPEAQARNVSDEGIQRAAQVASAAAAQAAAAGAPPQMQIIQALMTTMHQDPAAATAMIQRMQQMMLPVAAHHGVSPEQLAHAQGALLQQMFHNATQAGLPSNPFAAFPEMPPAAGLAQNPMAAAMAAAAVAAAAATTAHRAPPPAAEPPAQQGARKPAEAEEEPPKIVKATKGKRTRAAARGSAVKKAKKPSKESKSTSPDRSDDGIGGGGSGEDGSGSGGRGGRGASNSGGSGGSGGGSGQGPGGSGGSGGSGGSGRSKTAGKTTRKRRS from the exons atggcgaaaGAAGAGGAGGACCGAGACCCTCAgtacgaggagggcgacccgagcgggagcggcggcggctccggcggctccggcggcgagggcggcgggagcggagGAGACAAGGAG GCGTCCGACGGCGATGACAGCAACGGCATGGACCAGGAGCGCGAGAACTCCGCGACCCGCTACTCCGGCTCGCATCGCGAGGGCCACGACGACCACggccgcgggtcgcgcggagCCTCCCCCGACGAGATCGGCCAGGACGCGAGATCGACGAAGAAGGACCCCTccgagggtgacgacgaagagctcggcgtggacgaggagatggtggacgtcgacggcgtcgacggaaGCGACGAGGGGTCCGACGCGATGCACAAGGAGACGCCCGTGAACCGAGCGGATCAGCCCAACGCGAACGCCCCCCCCCGGTTCGACTTTCACGATTTCCCGAGGAAGACCAACCAGGCGGACgtggccaacgcggcggtcaccgcggaggtgcgAGAGAGCCGCcggacgcacgcggcggcgattcgcgcgcacgccgaggtgacggcgagcgcgtcggcggcgggcggcggcgacaagaCGTCGTCAAAACCCGCTCACGCTCTCACGGGCTCGGCGCAGACGACGCAGGGCGAGGGCCGGATGAGCGAGGCGCACAAGACGGATACTACGGATAAGAAGACGGCGGATAAGAAGACTTCCGTGAAGGTGGAGGACGGCTTCGCggttcccccgccgccgtcgtccacggtgAGGGGAGCCGGCGGGTTGCCGgtgatgccgccgccgcacgcgccgcagGAACCCGTCAGGGTCTCCGGCCACCCGCGGgtcttcggcgccgcgcaccggAGCATATTCctcgcgggaggcggcgtcgtcgggcacAACATCCCGATGAGGCACGCGGGGAAAGGTCCGCCAACCCCCGCGGCTTCCGCCGGCGGGAACaacaaggcggcgctcgagcacTACATCCGAAGCGGGAAACAGGTGGAGtcggtgctcggcgcgcgtccgtccccgtcctccctcgcgtccctgaCCTGCGGCTTCGAGTACCTCGTCAAGTGGCAGAAGCAGTCGCACGTGCACTGCACGTGGATCGAGGAGGACCTGCTCGATCaactcgcgcccgccgcgctcggcgagtaCCTGCTGCAGCACGGCCGCGGGCCACTCATGCTCATGGACCAGAACTGGACGCGAccgcagcgcgtcgtcgccgtgcaccagcgcgtcggcggcggtggaggaggaggaggcggcggcggcggcggcggcggcggtggcggaggaggaggaggcggcggcggaggaggaggaggaggctccaacggcggctccggcggtggcgtgccCGACGCGGGTCCCGGCCGCGGGGGCCaaggcgccgcgctcgcgacgggccGCCCGGGATCCGCGACcgactccggcgacggcgcccgcgtcccctcgcccgacgcgcgagggccgGGGAGCGACGGCCCCGGAAGCGGTgggtccggcgacggcgggaccggaggaggaggaggcggcggcggaacaAACTCCGGAAGCGGCGGTTCCGACTCGGGATCGGACCCGAAGACCAGGGTGCTCGTCAAGTGGTGGGGGCTCCCGTACGACGCGTGCACGTGGGAGCACGTCGAGGTCCACCCCGATTTGCCCGACATGCTGCACAGGTATCGCGAGTGGTCCGCGaactcgctcgcggcgtccaaggACCTGACCGAGAACggatccaccgcggcggcgagggccatcgcggcggcgaagaagcaCAACCAGAAGCGAGCCGGTTCGGGCTtcggcggctcgggctccggctcgGGCTTCGGCGAGGGCTCCGGCGGAGGCTCCGGCGATGGATCTGGGAAGGGGAGCGCGCAGGGGGTTAACTCCGGTTCGGGCGAAGggtccgacggcggcgagggcgacggcgcgaagaaggacTCGGGCAGCGGGAGCGGCAACAAGGACGGCAGCTCCGGCTCCGACACCGACGAcaagggcgtcggcgagaaaACCTCGGACAGGGGCTCCGGGGACAACCGCGAGCCGATGGACCTGGACAGTGGGCACGGTAAGACGGGGCAGAACGGCCCTCCCGACGGTGaactcgacgtcgccgtcgcgaaccaGCGGCGGAGGCATCGGCACGGGACGACGGCTTCCTCCGCCGATCCAGCGGTTCGCtggctcatcgccgcgtggatgcaccgcgagggcgtcgtcatGACCATCCCGGCCGCGCCCTTCGAGCCCCCGTCGCTGCTCGCCagcctcaccgccgccgcgcgggaggacgtGGACAGGCCGGGTATGCTGGCCAggcggagagcggcggcCATCGGCATGTTAGCCGCGCAGCACACGGATTTTGGCGCTCGAAACGCCCCCGCGTTGGTGATCGTCCCCGCGGTTGTCATCTCGGAGTGGACCGCGGACTTCCAGAGGTACGCGCCGGAGCTCAACGTCGTCGAGTACTGCGGCAGCGCCGTGTCGAGGCAGGTTGTTCAGGAGCACGAGTGGTCGCACAGGCGAGCGGTTAGGCTTCGGAGGCCGAGCTTCAACAAGGGTTCCATCGGTAAGCCCAAGGAGATGACGCCCGTGAGCgccagcggcggcagcggcgagggcggtaaCGGCAACTcgggcagcggcgacgcgacgaacaCGGCGCAGATGACGGCGCAGggcggtcgcgctcgcgagctgAGAGTCctgggctcgggctcgggctcgggctcgggtgaccacgccgccaccggcgccggcccGGGCGGCTCGGGGGGATCCGGCAGCGGGAACggcagcgacggcgccaaggagCCCACCGGGagcggaagcggcggcgagctcggaggTAGCGCCAACGGGGCCGCGGGAGGAAGCGGGTCCGGTGGTGTCGGCAAGGGCGGCAGCAACCGAgacgcctcgccgagcggcgccggTAACGGCTCGGGCAACGGCTCGGGCAACGGATCCGGTAACGCGTCCGAAGAAGGCAAACGAACCGGCTCGGGTTCCGGAAACGACCCGAACGTCATGGTGGACGGAAGGAacacgagcggcggcggcggaagcggcggcggcggaagcgacccgtcgtccaccgccgcggcggcggccgccgcggtggcggcggcgaggcgcccAAAGTTCCACGTGCTCATAGCgacgcacgacgcggcgtcccaggacctcctccttcttcgacAGGTGGCGTGGGAGACGTTgatcctcgtcgaggacgtcgactcGCACAGGAGCGTCACCATGTCCATGTTGCCCCGCGTGGGTACGCTGCAGTCCGCCAACCGCGTCTTGATGCTCAACGGTCCGATACCGCGGACCATCGGCGAGACGCTCACGATTATGGACTTTATCAAGCAGTCGCCCGAGGGCATGATGGCGCTGGAGCGGCACCTACTCGggctcgaggacgccatgGCTCTGCAGGAGGCCACCTCGATCCTGGAACAGGTCACGCTGGACCTCACCCTGGTGCTCAAGAGGGAGCCGAAGCACGCacccgaggaggcgaagcATGCtgcacccgacgccgcggaggttccGCCTCGACTCGCCGGGTTCGAcgttcgagccgccgccgccgctaaCTTGGGATCCAACGTCCAGCCGATGGTCCGCGGGATCAACGTCCCGcccttcatcgccgcgacgacacCCTCGGgacacgcggcggcgcacggctTGAAGCGCCAAGggagcggcgtcgaggacgcgcgcccgACAAAGAGGCCCGGAGTGAGtcacgcgccgcccgtcgccccgccgccggttggCGTCAACGTCAACGTCGGTTTCCCAAACCCGCTCGCGGGCTTCGCGGGTCTGAACATTCCACCCgggttcccgccgccggttcccgaggcgcaggcgcggAACGTGTCCGACGAGGGGATCCAACGGGCGGCGCaggtggcgtccgcggctgccgctcaggctgccgcggcgggcgctcCGCCGCAGATGCAGATCATCCAGGCGCTCATGACCACCATGCACcaggacccggcggcggcgacggcgatgatcCAGCGGATGCAGCAGATGATGCTGCCGGTCGCGGCTCATCACGGCGTATCGCCGGAGCAGCTGGCGCACGCGCAGGGTGCGCTCCTGCAGCAGATGTTTCACAACGCCACGCAGGCGGGGTTGCCCTCTAAccccttcgcggcgttccCGGAAATGCCGCCGGCTGCGGGGCTGGCGCAGAAcccgatggccgccgcgatggccgcggcggcggtggcggcggccgccgcgaccacgGCGCAccgggcgccgcctcccgccgccgagcctccCGCTCAGCAGGGGGCGCGGAaacccgccgaggctgaggaggaacCGCCGAAAATCGTCAAAGCGACAAAGGGGAAgaggacccgcgccgccgcgaggggttCCGCGGTGAAGAAAGCGAAGAAACCGTCCAAGGAGTCCaagtcgacgtcgcccgacagatccgacgacggcatcggcggcggcggcagcggcgaggacgggagCGGCAGCGGGGGcaggggcgggcgcggcgcttccaacagcggcgggtcggggggCTCGGGTGGCGGCTCGGGGCAAGGGCCGGGCGGATCCGGCGGTTCGGGCGGTTCCGGGGGCTCGGGTCGGAGCAAGACGGCGGGCAAGACGACGCGTAAGCGCCGATCGTGA